The genomic window CACCGTTTCCACGCCGACCTTCGCATAGGGATGCTGCGGGTGCGTCTTGGCGACTTCGGCCACGGCATCCAAGGGCACTTCGCTCGCTGCGGCGGAACCGGGCGGATAAGCCAGCACGTCAATGCAGCCCGAAAAGAGGTGGTGCATCCCCTGCCCGCTGGTCAGCAACGTGACCTCCGCGCCGCGCCGCGCCGCTTCACGCGCTGCGGTCAACCCGGCCAGGCCGCCGCCGATGACCAACACGCGCGTCACGATTCACCCTCTCGGTCCAGGCCCATGAGCGTGCCGTAAATCGCGTAGTTGAGCGCTTCCTCGCGCAACTGGTCGCCCCACAAAACGGGCGCGATGCCGTGGAAACGCTGTTCCAGAAAGCGACGCAATACGGGCCGGGCCCGTCCGGGCTCGACCAGCCCCTTCTCGGCCAGCAGGCTGAGGGCGCGAAAAGCGCACATGCCCCCCTGGCAGGTGCCCATGCCCAGGCGGGTGCGGTGTTGGATATCGGTCAGGTCGGCGCGTCCGCGCAGTTCGGGCAGAATAGCCTCGATCATGTCGCGGTCGACCATCTCGCATTCGCAGATCATATCGCCGGGCTTGGTGTGGCCGATTTTCGCCAGGCGGTCGAAACGGGAGTACGGATCCCGAGCTTCGGCGGTCCGCAAGGGTGTCTCGGCGGTGCGGCACGGCTGTTGGACGCCGAGAATGTCGCACACGAGATCGGCGGTTTTTTCGGCCATGAGTCGGTAGGTCGTCAGTTTGCCGCCGACGATGCTCACCAGGCCGGGGACGTCGTCGCGCTTGGCGTGGTCGAGCACAAAGAAGCCGCGGCTGATGGCCCGGCCGTCGACCCCGGGGCCGCTTTCCTGATAGAGCGGCCGCACCCCGGCGTAAGCCCGCAGCGCGCGCGAAGCGGCGAAGCCCGGCACCATGTCGTCGCCTTCGTTCAGCATGAGGTCAAGTTCGGCTTCTTCGATGCCCAAGCCGTCGGGTGAAGGTACGCGAATGCTCGTGGTGCCGATGATGCTCGTGGGCCCGTTGGGAATCATCAAATCACCGTCGGCGGGCCGGCGGCAGCGATTGATCACCCGGTCGCAAAAACGCCGGTTGAAAATCACCAAACTGCCCTTGGACAGCGCCAGACTAACTTCCACACCCGCCAGCGCCGCCAGGGGCATTGACCACCCGCCCGCGGCCAGCACGACCAGGGGGGCGCGCACTTCCCGCTCGCCGTCGCCGTCGTCGAAACGCACCCCGATCACGCGGCGGCCGTCGCGGACGAATGCCGTCATCGCGCTGTGGGTCAGTATCGTGGCGCCGTGACGTTCGGCGGCGCGGGCGTTTTCCTGGGCCAGCAGAAAGGGATCGACACTGGCGTCGGGCACGGCAAGCGCCCGCGTGAGGCGCGGGTTCAGATGCGGCTCGCCGTCCAGCACGTCTTCCACACGCCGGGGTTCACAGGGGATGCCCGCCTCATCGCAGGCGCGGCGGAGTTGATCGTAATAGCTCGGATCGTCGCCGGGCAGTTCGATGGACAATCCGCCGGTCGGCTCGGTGCAGTGGGGGGCGATCTTTTGGATGATGCGGTTTTCTTCGATGCATTCGCGCGCCGCGACCGGATCGGTGACCGCGTAGCGCACGCCGCTGTGCAGCAGGCCGTGGCAGCGCCCGGTAGCGCCGTACGCCAAATCGTGTTGCTCAAGAAGCACGACGCCAAGGCCCCGCTCGGCCAAGTCCCGGGCCACGCCGCAACCCGTGGCGCCGCCGCCAACCACGATGACTTCCGTGCTTTTTACTTCCCTACCGGGTTTCATGTCGCTCCTATACGGCTCTCCGGTGGTTTTAGCGGTCTATGACAGCGCTGTCCAGCACGTGTGCGCGAGCGGTGCGACATATTCCACCCTTTTAATGCCAGGTTGGCGCTTTGTTGAGCGAAGTAGTATGTAGTCGACGATGAACACAACTCGACGCGCCAACGTCTCGGCCGTCGCCACGGTGGCCGCGGCGGTGATTACCGCCTTTTTCCTCTGGGTTTGGCTGGCCGGGCAAATCACGCCCCGGCTGCCGTCCCGCGATGCGCTCTTGGTGTGCGATATCGTCGCCGCCCTAGACGCGGGCCGCGACGTGCCGGGCTCTCTAAGCGAAGACCTGCAACTCGACAACCCCTTAGTGCGAGCCGCCGCGTGGACCGGCACTCATTGCGGTGCTTCCCTGCGCGGCATGCTCTGGCCGCAGGTGTTTTTCGTGATCGTGTTGTTGATCTCGGTCGCGGCGCTGGCCTGGCGTTGGGGCGGACCCTCCGCGGCCGGCCTGGCGGCATGGTTGGCGCTGGCGGCGCCGGTCACGCTGGGCTCGGCGTTGGAATTCACCGATCTGGCCGCACTGCAAGCCGGCGTGGCCGGGGGCGTGGCGTGTTTGGCTTGGATACGCCGCCCGCGGGATAGCTGGTTAGCGCTTGTGGCCACGTTGTGTGTCGCCGTGCCGGTGGCCGCACGCGCCACGTTTTCGACCGGCGCGATAGCCGTGTTGACCTACGGCCTGGCGAGCCTGGCGGTGCTGACTCCGGGCCTTCTCAGGCGGCGGGAGACGCCGGAACCTCGCAGTTGGCTTCCGGCGGCGTTGTGGGCGTTGGGGTTGGTGCTGCTGATTCCGCTGTTGCATCCGCGCTTCGCGGGTTTGCAGGCCGATTACTTCACTCACGAACTCGGCGGGACCGGAAGCGTCGAAGGCGGGTTCAGCCCGGCGGCGCTGCTGGGCTATCCGTCGATTTGGGCGTTGCTGCAGGTCGGGCCGGTAATCGCGTTGGCCTGCCTGGCGGCGACGGGCGTCGCCCTGCGGCGCAAAGAAGCGCGGCGGGTCGCGGTGCCGTTGATCTGGCTGTTCGGGACAATGCTCGCGCTGAGCGTTCTGCCCAAACGCAACGAATACTACCTGCTCGGCGCGGTGCCGGCTTCGTACGTGCTTGCGGCGACCGTGGCGGCTCGACTGCCGCGGCGCGCACTGATTGCCGCTTGGATGCTCGTCGCGCTGGCGAGCGCCTATGGGGCCTATCTATACGTCGATGCGAACGCTTACGAGCGCCTTTGGCATCGTACCAAAACTGTCGCCGCCGACACGGCGCAGCCCTTCGACTACTTCTCGGCCTTCCGAAACGGGGCGCTCAATCCCTATCGCCCGCGCCCGGATAACGCCCGCACCGAGGAGGATATCGTAGCGGAGGCCGTCACGCGGCACTGTGGCGAGTTGCCGTTGGTCCGCCTGTTTCCGTGGGGAAGAGATTGCGTGCTTGATTTCTATTTGTGGCGGGCTCGCGGCCGCCGCCGGCATGTCTCCGCTGCCGCCGCCGATGCGCCGCTGAACGGCTCCTACTGTTTGTTGATCCCGCGTGTCCCGGGCGCGGCGGATGACGACGCGGCGGCGCAATTGTCCGCCCATCTTCCGGAACTGACATCACCTGAACATGGGGCGGCACGGCTGGACCCGGATCGCAGCCGCCTGCTGCTGGACGACGTCGAACACGCCACGCTGCTGGCCCGCCTGCCCGGTCGTAATCTCTACGCGATCGACCCCGCGGCGCCTTAGCTCAACTGCGCGAAATTAACGGTGCCGATTGAATGGCCGTTTCGACGCGCATACAACTAGCGCCTATTCGGCTGGATTCTCCGGCGCCGGCGCGCGATCCAATTCGGCCTCGAGTTCGTCGGCGGCCCCGGCAAAGCGTCCTTGGAAGAGAATCAACACCACCGCGCCGACCGCCACCGCAAACCACAACGTCGCCAGACGAATGATGAGCGTCGCGGCCGAAGCGGGGGCCTTGGTCATTTTCGCCGCTCCCATGATCGTCTGACTTTGCAGCATGCCGATCATGCTCGCTTCGGTCGGTCCCAAGCCGCCGGGGCTGACCACGCCGAGAATTGTACCCAGAGCGTAGATGAACGCCGCGGCGAGCAATTGCGGGTCGTCGGTAAAGGCTGAGAGAGTGATCCAGAAACCGAGGCATTCGCACAGCCACGCCAGCACCGACCAGAAGGTCGCCACCAGCAGGGGCCAGAAGCGCAGCAGGCGATAGGTGGAGTCGTACATGCTGTGCAGCTTGTCGCCGACGCGGCGCAGGGGGCCGAGTTTTTCGATCAGGCCGATCAACCCCAGCGAGAGCGTGCGGTTGCTGATCAACGCCACGAACGCCAGCAGCAGCAGGCTGAAACCGCTGAGCACCCACAGGCTTGACGCTTCGACGGTGAAGACCGTCAGCCCCGCCAGGCTGATGAACACCAGGGCGACGAAGTCGGTAATGCGTTCGCCAACCACGATCGGCGCCGATACGCTGATCGGCGTGCCCTTGAGTTGTTTGAGCAAGACGCTTTTGAGCAGTTCGCCGATCTTGCCGGGGCTGATCGTCATGACCAACCCGGACAGGAACACGATCAGGCTGTCGGACCGGCGCAGATCGATCGACAACCGGCCCAGGTAGAAATGCCATTTCAGGAAGCGGAACATGTAATTGGCGAACGCCAACACGAGCAACAGCGGAAACAGCCACCAGTTGAACGTCGCCAAGGCGTCTTTCAACTCGCCCCAGCCGGAGTAGAGCATCATCACCAGGTACACCAAGCCGCCCACGGCAATGCCCACGGCAAGCTTGCCTTTCAGGCGCGAGAGCAGAGACGGCTGCGTGGTGCTCACTTCGATCTCCGTAAAAAAGGGCCTTCAAAAATAGGGGCAACCGCCGGGTGATGCAAGCTCAAGGCTTGCGCAACACGGCCAGGTAGCCCACCGGCAGAAGCGGCACGAGGGCATCGATCGCCGCGGCGGCCCGCAGGCAAAACCGATGTAGCGCGCGTCCCCATCGCCAACCCAAGTGATGTTGACCCAGGCGGTCGAGGGCGCGAACCAGGCCGGGGAAACGCGAGCGTGCCCGGTCGCGGTTCATCCCGTATAGACCGTAAAGGACGGCCTTGGCGGCAAGCTGCATCGCCTTGGCCGGGAAAAACCACAGGAAATGAAAACACCAACCCGCCGGGCCGCCCACCCGCCGCAGATACTCGACCTCCAAGCCCGCCTGGACTCCCAGCCGCCGCACCGCGCCGGCCGAATAACGGCGATACCCGTGCTTTCCGTACAACGGATAGGAATAGTGCGACGGCACCGCCAGCAACGCGCGCCCGCCGGACTTCATCACCTCGGCCATACCCCGCGCTACGCGGTGATCGTCGGCGAAATGCTCGAAGGCCGTAAGGGAGATCACGAAGTCGAACGTGTCGCCCAGCGACCCCAACTCGTGCGCGTCACCTTGGCGGCGGGTGCCGGGAAACTCGGGCGGCAGCGGCAGGTCGTCCCATCGCTCGTCGCTGATGTCCACGCCGGTGTACGTGCCGCGGATATCCGCCTCGACGAAAAACAGCGCGTAGCGGCCCGAACCGCAACCGATGTCGAGCACGGCGGCGGCGGACGGACAATAACGGCGAATCAGCGGCGGCACGCGCGTGGTCAACTCGCGGCGAAACGGGCTGCCGTAATCGGCCTGGACCGCTTTTTCGCGGGCGGCGGCGCGCGCCTGCTCGTAGGTGACGCTCACGCGGACAGGACTCCTTTCGCTCGGGGACGCCGCCAGTATACGGCAAGGACCGGCGCGGCAAAACGGCCACCGCGGCGTTGACCGACAGCCGTCAAAAAGGGTAGAAATCAAACCAGCGAACTTATCTACTTTTTTAGACAGAGCGGGAACATGATTAAAGGACGACAGAAAAGTTTCGGGCAACGTTTGCACGACGTCATCCAGACCCACGCGGGCGGCGTAGTGCGGCGTTTCGCGCAGGCCATCGGCGTGAATCATCAGGCGGTGCACAACTGGCTGTCCGAGGAAAGCCTGCCCAACGC from Candidatus Lernaella stagnicola includes these protein-coding regions:
- a CDS encoding class I SAM-dependent methyltransferase is translated as MSVTYEQARAAAREKAVQADYGSPFRRELTTRVPPLIRRYCPSAAAVLDIGCGSGRYALFFVEADIRGTYTGVDISDERWDDLPLPPEFPGTRRQGDAHELGSLGDTFDFVISLTAFEHFADDHRVARGMAEVMKSGGRALLAVPSHYSYPLYGKHGYRRYSAGAVRRLGVQAGLEVEYLRRVGGPAGWCFHFLWFFPAKAMQLAAKAVLYGLYGMNRDRARSRFPGLVRALDRLGQHHLGWRWGRALHRFCLRAAAAIDALVPLLPVGYLAVLRKP
- the glpA gene encoding anaerobic glycerol-3-phosphate dehydrogenase subunit GlpA — translated: MKPGREVKSTEVIVVGGGATGCGVARDLAERGLGVVLLEQHDLAYGATGRCHGLLHSGVRYAVTDPVAARECIEENRIIQKIAPHCTEPTGGLSIELPGDDPSYYDQLRRACDEAGIPCEPRRVEDVLDGEPHLNPRLTRALAVPDASVDPFLLAQENARAAERHGATILTHSAMTAFVRDGRRVIGVRFDDGDGEREVRAPLVVLAAGGWSMPLAALAGVEVSLALSKGSLVIFNRRFCDRVINRCRRPADGDLMIPNGPTSIIGTTSIRVPSPDGLGIEEAELDLMLNEGDDMVPGFAASRALRAYAGVRPLYQESGPGVDGRAISRGFFVLDHAKRDDVPGLVSIVGGKLTTYRLMAEKTADLVCDILGVQQPCRTAETPLRTAEARDPYSRFDRLAKIGHTKPGDMICECEMVDRDMIEAILPELRGRADLTDIQHRTRLGMGTCQGGMCAFRALSLLAEKGLVEPGRARPVLRRFLEQRFHGIAPVLWGDQLREEALNYAIYGTLMGLDREGES
- a CDS encoding lysylphosphatidylglycerol synthase transmembrane domain-containing protein, producing the protein MSTTQPSLLSRLKGKLAVGIAVGGLVYLVMMLYSGWGELKDALATFNWWLFPLLLVLAFANYMFRFLKWHFYLGRLSIDLRRSDSLIVFLSGLVMTISPGKIGELLKSVLLKQLKGTPISVSAPIVVGERITDFVALVFISLAGLTVFTVEASSLWVLSGFSLLLLAFVALISNRTLSLGLIGLIEKLGPLRRVGDKLHSMYDSTYRLLRFWPLLVATFWSVLAWLCECLGFWITLSAFTDDPQLLAAAFIYALGTILGVVSPGGLGPTEASMIGMLQSQTIMGAAKMTKAPASAATLIIRLATLWFAVAVGAVVLILFQGRFAGAADELEAELDRAPAPENPAE